Part of the Ictalurus furcatus strain D&B chromosome 19, Billie_1.0, whole genome shotgun sequence genome, ttttttttttgcttttgtcatGTCCTGCTTGTCAGGTTCGGTTAGATTGACAATAGGTATAGCACTTTCGGTGCTCGATGCTAGGTGTGTTTCCAAAACAAAGTGAACCCGAGCACCTTTGAGTACGTTTGGACGGACTTGTCACCGCGCCGTTCTATACGAACGTGTTCGGTGGGTTGACGCTTATAGGCCATGCCAGTTTTTTCTCTTTGGCGTCTCGGTCGAAAGTGTCATAAACGGAATCTTTGATCAGAGTTTTTGGCGGCGCAGGCAAGTCTACGACGCCCACGTAGTTTTTCTTGGCTATCCGTGAACTTGCGGTGATGGTGTACGCGTTGCTCCGGTAGCACTTCATGGACGACATGCAGAACGTCTCTCTCATCCCTCGTCTGAAATTGGCGTTGTACACCGAGTAGAGCGTTGGCTTCGAAGCGGTGGAGCTGAACGACATCCACGTGATTGCGACAAAGAACAGCGCCCCCTGCCTGCTGGGCCCAGCAGATATATCGGGATGCCAAAGCTGTGCTACGTAAAAAGGCATCCATGTGAGGAGGAACACAGTGTTGAGCATCAGGAACATCTTGATGGTTTTGACTTTCGTTCTGGGCACGATGTTCATAGTCCTGCGCACCGTGCGTCTGTCCGCGCTAATCCGCCAGATGTAGCGCACTACCCTCTGGTAGAAGGATAAGATGAGAAGTGCTGGGACCAGGAACCCGAACAGGAGGTGAATCAGAGCGTAGGCCAGACCATCCCAAGATCCCGGAAGGAAAAATTCGCAGTGTCTCTGCGCGACTGCCGAGGAAGATCCATAGAAAAAGAGGCACGGGGAGACGAACGCCGCGTCGAAGAGCCAAGAAGCCAGGATCATGCGTTTCGCCTTCTCCCGAGACACTTTGAAGCTCAGTGGATACACGATCGTGTAGAAGCGATCCACACAGATGGAGAGGAGCACGTAGACCTGCACACCAGGACACAAGTGCTGGATGTACCGCACGGCCCTGCAGGCCGCCGCGCTCAGGGGCCAATACCCGGACGAGACCTGGAGCAGAACGAACGGAGCGCAGCCCAGGCTCAAGAGCAAATCGGCACAAGCCATCGACACCACAAAGTAATTGGTGGTCGACTGAGTCCTGCGGCTGCGGTGTATCACCAGACACACCAAAGCATTCCCTAGAACCGAGACTAGCCAAAAGACGCCAAAGATCAGCCCGAGAACGGTCACTTCCGCTGGAGTGAGCTCGTAGGACACCCGGCTGCTGTTTGGTTGGAGCGAGGACGTGTCCAGATTGCAGACGGGCGTGGGTGAA contains:
- the gpr19 gene encoding probable G-protein coupled receptor 19, translating into MVYALPMDAAKPSLHTALMTYLMPNNSERDNASRLAASSPTPVCNLDTSSLQPNSSRVSYELTPAEVTVLGLIFGVFWLVSVLGNALVCLVIHRSRRTQSTTNYFVVSMACADLLLSLGCAPFVLLQVSSGYWPLSAAACRAVRYIQHLCPGVQVYVLLSICVDRFYTIVYPLSFKVSREKAKRMILASWLFDAAFVSPCLFFYGSSSAVAQRHCEFFLPGSWDGLAYALIHLLFGFLVPALLILSFYQRVVRYIWRISADRRTVRRTMNIVPRTKVKTIKMFLMLNTVFLLTWMPFYVAQLWHPDISAGPSRQGALFFVAITWMSFSSTASKPTLYSVYNANFRRGMRETFCMSSMKCYRSNAYTITASSRIAKKNYVGVVDLPAPPKTLIKDSVYDTFDRDAKEKKLAWPISVNPPNTFV